One Streptomyces sp. P9-A2 DNA window includes the following coding sequences:
- a CDS encoding TOPRIM nucleotidyl transferase/hydrolase domain-containing protein has product MVGMRAFREAVTAWAAGGSREAGGSARELAARLPVRTAILLEGPSDAAAVDALAGRRGLDLEGEGVCVLPMGGAMSVGRFARLLGPSPGLGLRLTGLCDVGERRFYARALEGTAAAAGAAQRQRFFVCAADLEDELIRALGVARVEELVEAEGDLRALQTFLHQPAQQGRTAQQQLRRFLGTKKGRKIRYGRVLVEALDPDRVPAPLDDLFEDLLAGF; this is encoded by the coding sequence ATGGTCGGCATGAGGGCGTTCCGGGAAGCGGTCACGGCATGGGCGGCCGGTGGGTCCCGTGAGGCCGGTGGGTCCGCGCGCGAGCTGGCGGCGCGGCTGCCCGTCCGGACGGCCATCCTGCTCGAAGGGCCGAGCGACGCCGCGGCGGTCGACGCGCTGGCCGGGCGTCGCGGGCTGGACCTGGAGGGTGAAGGGGTGTGCGTTTTGCCGATGGGTGGTGCGATGAGCGTCGGGCGCTTCGCGCGGCTCCTCGGGCCGTCCCCCGGTCTGGGGCTTCGCCTCACCGGGCTGTGCGACGTGGGGGAACGTCGCTTCTACGCCCGCGCCCTGGAGGGGACGGCCGCGGCGGCCGGTGCGGCACAGCGGCAGCGGTTCTTCGTCTGCGCGGCGGATCTGGAGGACGAGCTGATCCGCGCGCTGGGCGTGGCACGGGTGGAGGAACTCGTCGAGGCGGAGGGCGACCTGCGGGCCCTGCAGACCTTCCTGCACCAGCCCGCGCAGCAGGGCCGCACCGCCCAGCAGCAACTGCGGCGCTTCCTCGGCACGAAGAAGGGGCGCAAGATCCGCTACGGTCGCGTTCTCGTCGAGGCCCTCGATCCCGACCGCGTACCCGCCCCGCTGGACGACCTGTTCGAGGATCTGCTCGCCGGCTTCTGA